A genomic region of Raphanus sativus cultivar WK10039 chromosome 6, ASM80110v3, whole genome shotgun sequence contains the following coding sequences:
- the LOC108811986 gene encoding tropinone reductase homolog At2g29310, protein MDKRWSLQGMTALVTGGGRGIGYAIVEELAGFGAKIYVCDISQVLLNQSLREWEKKGFQVSGSVCDVTSRSERETVMQKVSSLFNGKLNIFVNNVGGLRSKPTTEYDADDFNFHIATNLEPAFHFCQLSHPLLKASGYGSIVFISSVAGVVFFESGSLYSLAKGALNQLARNLACEWAKDGIRANAVAPNVIKTPLSQPYLDDVGFKEGLFGRTPLARAGEPNEVASLVVFLCLPAASYITGQTICVDGGLTVNGFSYQPHA, encoded by the exons atggaTAAAAGATGGAGTCTTCAAGGTATGACTGCTCTTGTAACTGGTGGAGGCAGAGGAATCGG GTATGCCATAGTAGAAGAGTTAGCTGGTTTTGGAGCTAAAATCTATGTATGTGACATATCCCAAGTTTTGCTCAATCAAAGTTTAAGGGAATGGGAAAAGAAAGGGTTTCAAGTGAGTGGTTCAGTCTGTGATGTAACTTCTCGATCCGAGAGAGAAACTGTGATGCAAAAGGTCTCCTCTCTGTTCAATGGCAAGCTCAATATTTTC GTGAACAATGTGGGCGGACTTCGTTCAAAGCCAACGACAGAATATGATGCAGACGATTTTAATTTCCATATCGCAACAAACTTGGAACCTGCTTTCCATTTTTGCCAGCTTTCACATCCTCTCCTAAAGGCTTCAGGCTATGGAAGTATCGTCTTCATTTCATCTGTTGCTGGGGTTGTATTCTTTGAATCTGGATCCCTTTATAGTCTAGCCAAAG GAGCTCTGAATCAGCTAGCAAGAAATTTGGCATGTGAATGGGCAAAAGATGGTATAAGAGCCAACGCTGTTGCTCCTAATGTTATCAAGACTCCTCTGTCTCAACCA TATCTTGATGACGTCGGTTTCAAGGAGGGATTGTTTGGTAGAACTCCACTTGCTCGCGCTGGAGAACCAAATGAAGTTGCATCACTGGTGGTATTCTTGTGTCTACCTGCAGCGTCTTATATAACAGGCCAAACCATTTGTGTTGATGGAGGCCTCACCGTTAACGGTTTCTCCTATCAACCACATGCTTGA
- the LOC108811259 gene encoding tropinone reductase homolog At2g29310 isoform X2: MESSRYDCSCNRWSQRNRFYVCLMFRYAIVEELAGFGAKIHVCDISEVLLNKSLSEWERKGFHVSGSVCDVTSLSERETLVQTVASLFDGKLNILVNNVGVIRGKRTLEYVKEDFDFHISTNLEPALHFCQLSHPLLKASGYGSIIFMSSVTGILSFTAGSIYNLTKAALNQLARNLACEWAKDGIRANAVAPNVIKTPLSQPYLDDVKFKEELCGRTPLGRAGELNEVASLVVFLCLPAASYITGQTICVDGGLTVNGFSYQTHA, from the exons ATGGAGTCTTCAAGGTATGACTGCTCTTGTAACCGGTGGAGCCAGCGGAATCGG ttttatgtttgtttaatgTTTAGGTATGCCATAGTAGAGGAGTTAGCTGGTTTTGGAGCTAAAATCCATGTTTGCGACATATCCGAAGTTCTGCTTAATAAAAGTTTAAGCGAATGGGAAAGGAAAGGGTTTCACGTGAGTGGCTCAGTCTGTGATGTTACCTCTCTTTCTGAGAGAGAAACATTAGTACAAACTGTCGCCTCGCTGTTCGATGGCAAGCTCAACATTCTT GTGAACAATGTGGGAGTAATTCGTGGAAAGCGAACGTTAGAATATGTGAAAGAGGATTTTGATTTCCACATCTCAACAAATTTGGAACCTGCTTTACATTTTTGTCAGCTTTCACATCCTCTACTAAAGGCTTCAGGCTATGGAAGTATCATCTTCATGTCCTCTGTTACAGGCATTTTATCATTTACCGCTGGATCCATTTATAACTTAACAAAAG CAGCTCTGAATCAGCTAGCAAGAAATCTGGCATGTGAATGGGCAAAAGACGGCATAAGAGCCAATGCTGTTGCACCTAATGTTATCAAGACTCCTCTGTCTCAACCT TATCTTGATGACGTCAAGTTCAAGGAAGAATTATGCGGAAGAACTCCACTCGGGCGGGCTGGTGAGCTGAATGAAGTTGCATCACTAGTGGTATTCTTGTGTCTACCTGCAGCTTCCTATATCACAGGTCAAACTATTTGTGTTGATGGAGGCCTCACGGTCAACGGTTTCTCCTATCAAACACATGCTTAA
- the LOC108807350 gene encoding tropinone reductase homolog At2g29330, translating into MFDIICLYKCYLASVVIPNPTHMQNKQMDKRWSLEGMTALVTGGAIGIGHALVEELAGFGCKVHACDLSETLLNQSLCEWEKKGFQVSGSVCDVSSRSEREKLMQTVSKIFNGKLNILVNNVGSARVKPTTEYHEDDFSFHISTNLESAYHLSQLSHPFLKASESGSIVFISSIAGIVSINCGSMYSLTKGALNQLARNLACEWAKDGIRANAVAPNFIYTALAQPFLDDAGFNKSLSSRTPLGRPGEPKEVASLVAFLCLPAASYITGQTICVDGGLTVNGFSYQLQA; encoded by the exons ATGTTTGATATAATTTGCCTCTATAAATGTTATTTGGCATCTGTGGTCATTCCTAATCCTACTCACATGCAAAACAAACAAATGGATAAAAGATGGAGTCTTGAAGGTATGACCGCTCTTGTAACAGGTGGAGCCATCGGAATCGG GCATGCCCTAGTAGAGGAACTAGCTGGTTTCGGGTGTAAAGTTCATGCATGTGATCTATCCGAAACTCTGCTCAACCAAAGTTTATGTGAATGGGAGAAAAAAGGGTTCCAAGTAAGTGGTTCGGTCTGTGATGTATCATCTCGTTCCGAGAGAGAAAAACTCATGCAAACCGTCTCAAAGATTTTCAACGGAAAGCTCAACATTCTT GTGAACAACGTTGGCTCAGCTCGCGTAAAACCAACAACTGAATATCATGAAGACGATTTCTCGTTTCATATCTCAACAAACTTGGAGTCTGCTTATCATCTTAGCCAGCTTTCACATCCTTTTCTAAAAGCTTCAGAATCTGGAAGCATCGTCTTCATTTCTTCAATTGCAGGGATTGTCTCAATTAATTGTGGATCCATGTATAGTTTAACCAAAG GAGCTTTGAATCAACTAGCAAGAAATCTGGCTTGTGAATGGGCCAAAGATGGAATAAGAGCCAACGCTGTTGCTCCTAATTTTATCTATACTGCTCTGGCTCAACCT TTTCTTGATGACGCCGGTTTCAACAAGAGTTTGTCCAGTAGAACTCCACTTGGTCGCCCTGGAGAACCAAAAGAGGTTGCATCACTTGTGGCATTCTTGTGTCTACCTGCGGCTTCATATATTACTGGTCAGACCATTTGTGTTGATGGAGGTCTCACGGTCAATGGCTTCTCCTATCAACTACAGGCTTGA
- the LOC108811259 gene encoding tropinone reductase homolog At2g29310 isoform X3 → MDKRWSLQGMTALVTGGASGIGYAIVEELAGFGAKIHVCDISEVLLNKSLSEWERKGFHVSGSVCDVTSLSERETLVQTVASLFDGKLNILVNNVGVIRGKRTLEYVKEDFDFHISTNLEPALHFCQLSHPLLKASGYGSIIFMSSVTGILSFTAGSIYNLTKAALNQLARNLACEWAKDGIRANAVAPNVIKTPLSQPYLDDVKFKEELCGRTPLGRAGELNEVASLVVFLCLPAASYITGQTICVDGGLTVNGFSYQTHA, encoded by the exons ATGGATAAGCGATGGAGTCTTCAAGGTATGACTGCTCTTGTAACCGGTGGAGCCAGCGGAATCGG GTATGCCATAGTAGAGGAGTTAGCTGGTTTTGGAGCTAAAATCCATGTTTGCGACATATCCGAAGTTCTGCTTAATAAAAGTTTAAGCGAATGGGAAAGGAAAGGGTTTCACGTGAGTGGCTCAGTCTGTGATGTTACCTCTCTTTCTGAGAGAGAAACATTAGTACAAACTGTCGCCTCGCTGTTCGATGGCAAGCTCAACATTCTT GTGAACAATGTGGGAGTAATTCGTGGAAAGCGAACGTTAGAATATGTGAAAGAGGATTTTGATTTCCACATCTCAACAAATTTGGAACCTGCTTTACATTTTTGTCAGCTTTCACATCCTCTACTAAAGGCTTCAGGCTATGGAAGTATCATCTTCATGTCCTCTGTTACAGGCATTTTATCATTTACCGCTGGATCCATTTATAACTTAACAAAAG CAGCTCTGAATCAGCTAGCAAGAAATCTGGCATGTGAATGGGCAAAAGACGGCATAAGAGCCAATGCTGTTGCACCTAATGTTATCAAGACTCCTCTGTCTCAACCT TATCTTGATGACGTCAAGTTCAAGGAAGAATTATGCGGAAGAACTCCACTCGGGCGGGCTGGTGAGCTGAATGAAGTTGCATCACTAGTGGTATTCTTGTGTCTACCTGCAGCTTCCTATATCACAGGTCAAACTATTTGTGTTGATGGAGGCCTCACGGTCAACGGTTTCTCCTATCAAACACATGCTTAA
- the LOC108811259 gene encoding tropinone reductase homolog At2g29310 isoform X1 yields MDKRWSLQGMTALVTGGASGIGYAIVEELAGFGAKIHVCDISEVLLNKSLSEWERKGFHVSGSVCDVTSLSERETLVQTVASLFDGKLNILVNNVGVIRGKRTLEYVKEDFDFHISTNLEPALHFCQLSHPLLKASGYGSIIFMSSVTGILSFTAGSIYNLTKALNQLARNLACEWAKDGIRANAVAPNVIKTPLSQPYLDDVKFKEELCGRTPLGRAGELNEVASLVVFLCLPAASYITGQTICVDGGLTVNGFSYQTHA; encoded by the exons ATGGATAAGCGATGGAGTCTTCAAGGTATGACTGCTCTTGTAACCGGTGGAGCCAGCGGAATCGG GTATGCCATAGTAGAGGAGTTAGCTGGTTTTGGAGCTAAAATCCATGTTTGCGACATATCCGAAGTTCTGCTTAATAAAAGTTTAAGCGAATGGGAAAGGAAAGGGTTTCACGTGAGTGGCTCAGTCTGTGATGTTACCTCTCTTTCTGAGAGAGAAACATTAGTACAAACTGTCGCCTCGCTGTTCGATGGCAAGCTCAACATTCTT GTGAACAATGTGGGAGTAATTCGTGGAAAGCGAACGTTAGAATATGTGAAAGAGGATTTTGATTTCCACATCTCAACAAATTTGGAACCTGCTTTACATTTTTGTCAGCTTTCACATCCTCTACTAAAGGCTTCAGGCTATGGAAGTATCATCTTCATGTCCTCTGTTACAGGCATTTTATCATTTACCGCTGGATCCATTTATAACTTAACAAAAG CTCTGAATCAGCTAGCAAGAAATCTGGCATGTGAATGGGCAAAAGACGGCATAAGAGCCAATGCTGTTGCACCTAATGTTATCAAGACTCCTCTGTCTCAACCT TATCTTGATGACGTCAAGTTCAAGGAAGAATTATGCGGAAGAACTCCACTCGGGCGGGCTGGTGAGCTGAATGAAGTTGCATCACTAGTGGTATTCTTGTGTCTACCTGCAGCTTCCTATATCACAGGTCAAACTATTTGTGTTGATGGAGGCCTCACGGTCAACGGTTTCTCCTATCAAACACATGCTTAA
- the LOC108811984 gene encoding probable inactive L-type lectin-domain containing receptor kinase III.1: protein MAITSKSIALTTIFLSILFSCASSQQETKFLNHGFLGANLLNFGSSIVHPSGLLELTNTSMRQIGQAFHGFPIPFSKPNSSNSISFSTSFVFAITPGPGAPGHGLAFVISPSMDFSGALPSNYLGLFNTSNNGNSLNRILAVEFDTVQAVELNDIDDNHVGIDLNGVVSIESAPAAYFDDRDAKNISLRLASGDPIRVWIEYNATEMLLNVTLAPLQRPKPNLPLLSRKMNLSETLSEQQHYVGFSAATGTVTSTHLVLGWSFSIEGRAAEIDLTKLPSIPVPPSPSSPPPNPPPVSVKKDSNNTKLIIIFAASATGVVVILILLGFWLFRRRQVFFTGGARKFSHQMISSATGGFDNSRLLGERNSGSFYKGQLTPTEIIAVKRITCTTRQQKTTLIAEIASISRLRQRNLVNLLGYCSKGNEIYLVYEYVPNGSLDRFLFSNDRPVLTWSDRFCIIKGIAAGLQYLHGEGQRPLIHGNVIPSNVLLDEELNARLGDYGQGNRHSNTGHVAPELVETGKATRDADVFGFGVLVMEILCGRKAIEPTKPPEEISLVNWVLHGFKKGDLLQTCDTRMNRDELVGREVLLVLKTGLLCANRSPEARPMMKQVVRYLDGTESLPHDDYLFYGV, encoded by the coding sequence ATGGCGATTACCTCCAAATCCATAGCTTTAACAACAATCTTCCTATCAATCCTTTTTTCTTGCGCCTCAAGCCAACAAGAAACCAAGTTTCTTAACCATGGCTTTCTTGGTGCTAACCTCCTCAACTTCGGCTCCTCCATTGTCCACCCTAGTGGCCTCTTGGAGCTGACAAACACTTCGATGAGGCAAATTGGTCAAGCTTTCCACGGCTTTCCCATACCCTTCTCGAAACCTAACTCCTCAAACTCTATTTCTTTCTCCACAAGTTTCGTCTTCGCCATCACTCCAGGACCCGGTGCACCAGGCCACGGCCTCGCTTTCGTCATTTCACCCTCCATGGACTTTAGCGGAGCCCTTCCCAGCAATTACCTAGGCCTCTTCAACACTTCCAACAACGGAAACTCCTTAAACCGCATCCTCGCAGTTGAGTTCGACACGGTCCAGGCCGTTGAGTTGAACGATATCGATGATAACCATGTTGGTATTGACCTAAACGGAGTGGTCTCCATTGAGTCTGCACCAGCTGCGTATTTTGATGACCGAGACGCAAAGAACATAAGCTTGAGGCTGGCCAGTGGGGACCCAATCAGAGTCTGGATCGAATACAACGCGACAGAGATGTTGCTCAATGTCACGTTAGCTCCTCTACAACGTCCAAAGCCAAACTTGCCTCTCCTCTCGAGGAAAATGAATCTTTCCGAGACTTTATCCGAACAACAACACTATGTTGGATTCTCTGCAGCCACCGGAACCGTCACGAGCACGCATCTTGTTCTAGGCTGGAGCTTCAGCATAGAAGGGAGAGCAGCAGAGATTGACCTAACAAAGCTTCCTTCCATTCCAGTCCCTCCGTCTCCGTCCTCTCCACCACCAAACCCTCCTCCAGTTTCAGTGAAAAAGGATTCTAACAACACGAAGCTCATCATAATCTTCGCTGCATCAGCAACAGGTGTAGTCGTGATCTTGATTCTCTTAGGGTTTTGGCTCTTCCGTAGAAGGCAAGTATTCTTCACAGGAGGCGCAAGAAAATTCTCCCACCAGATGATATCAAGCGCGACGGGAGGCTTCGACAACTCTAGACTTCTCGGAGAGAGAAACTCTGGAAGTTTCTACAAAGGGCAGCTTACTCCTACGGAGATTATAGCAGTGAAGAGAATTACTTGCACCACAAGGCAGCAAAAGACAACCCTAATAGCGGAGATAGCTTCTATCTCAAGACTAAGACAAAGAAATTTAGTTAATCTACTTGGTTACTGCAGCAAAGGTAACGAGATCTATCTCGTTTACGAGTACGTCCCCAATGGTAGCCTAGACCGGTTCTTATTCAGCAATGACCGACCGGTTCTCACATGGTCGGACCGGTTCTGTATCATAAAGGGGATTGCAGCCGGACTTCAATACCTTCACGGCGAGGGTCAGAGACCTTTGATTCACGGGAACGTGATACCTAGCAACGTCCTCCTAGACGAGGAGCTAAACGCTAGACTAGGAGACTACGGACAAGGAAACAGGCACAGCAACACGGGACACGTGGCGCCGGAGCTAGTCGAGACGGGAAAGGCTACACGTGACGCAGATGTGTTTGGTTTTGGGGTGTTGGTTATGGAGATTTTATGTGGAAGAAAAGCTATAGAGCCGACAAAACCACCTGAAGAGATTAGTTTAGTGAACTGGGTGCTTCACGGGTTCAAGAAAGGTGATCTTTTACAGACATGTGACACGAGAATGAATAGAGACGAGTTGGTGGGTAGAGAAGTGTTACTGGTTCTGAAAACCGGGCTTCTTTGCGCTAACCGGTCTCCGGAAGCTAGGCCAATGATGAAGCAAGTGGTTCGATATCTCGACGGTACAGAAAGTCTCCCTCATGACGACTACCTCTTCTACGGAGTCTAA
- the LOC108811983 gene encoding uncharacterized protein LOC108811983: MSGGFFRGTTADQDTRFSNKQAKLMKSQKFASELETLVDVSKVKMDVMKPWIATRVTELLGFEDEVLINFIYGLLDKKVVNGKEIQIAITGFMEKNTVKFMKELWTLLLSAQSNSSGVPQQFLDARVAETKKSQDEAKRKADENDQLVNEIGKKKEIEHKSYEGKIDSGVEQKVTNGVDAKPSRDPPEDERRADAKDGVNERRRGSRSRSISRTNSGSRSYSRSSSDASISPRKRRPSYSRRRSRSRSLSRSLSPPRRRIRSPYGSRSRSPIRRHRSPSPQRRRRVSTPERRRQSSPPSRRRRSPSPPVRRRRSPTPPVRRRRSPSPPARRRRSPSPLARKRRSPSPPARRRRSPSPPARRQRSPLPFRRRRSPSPVARRRKSPSPVARRRRSPSPLYRRNKSRSRSPLAKRERSDSPGRSRSPVGSSRAPAGQRLPSPPARPRLPSPPAGQRLPSPPPRRAGSPSPMRLANHRKSPSPSSLSPPGRKNGLPSPPVRRRRSLTPAKERGSLSPAGRPVSKSPSPVRGRGRSPPSRHQKAISPVRRRLPKPVNRRSRRSPSASRSPDDSRRRRSPSWSRSSSRSPSPPVRRRSPSPSGRKHLRDRRSPGHPSEVRDREDRDQKSKPSKKQLPEMVQEVGRVEHSKEQERKSEKLSERRSSHRMHHGSQMSPVSDKDSGKVKASKQVEKEDNSDLDAKLYSDSKDKKRRKTKRSERDEAASDSNGSSDSDVEDRKEAKRRRKEEKKTKKEEKKRRREERRRKREERRGEKLKHKNREYSDSSEGEAEIRRPKSKNGEESDPKRLEIELRNKALESLKAKKGGISH; encoded by the exons ATGTCTGGCGGTTTCTTCCGG GGAACTACCGCTGATCAGGACACTCGCTTCTCCAACAAGCAAGCCAAGTTGATGAAAAGCCAGAAATTCGCCTCGGAGCTGGAGACTCTG GTTGATGTGAGCAAGGTGAAGATGGATGTGATGAAGCCTTGGATCGCGACTAGAGTCACTGAGCTTCTCGGATTCGAAGATGAGGTGCTGATCAACTTTATTTACGGTCTTCTTGATAAGAAGGTGGTCAACGGTAAGGAGATTCAGATAGCTATCACTGGCTTCATGGAGAAGAACACTGTCAAGTTCATGAAGGAGCTCTGGACGCTTCTTCTCAGCGCTCAGAGTAATTCTAGTGGGGTTCCGCAGCAGTTTCTTGACGCTAGAGTAGCTGAAACCAAGAAGTCGCAG GATGAAGCAAAGAGAAAAGCAGATGAGAACGATCAGTTAGTTAATGAAATtgggaagaagaaggagatagaACATAAGAGCTATGAGGGGAAAATT GACAGCGGCGTTGAACAGAAGGTGACAAATGGCGTGGATGCAAAACCTTCAAGAGATCCTCCAGAGGATGAGAGAAGAGCTGATGCGAAAGATGGAGTCAACGAAAGGAGAAG AGGTTCACGTTCGAGGTCGATCAGCAGAACAAATTCAGGATCAAGAAGTTATTCTCGATCATCATCGGATGCCTCCATCTCACCTAGAAAGCGGAGACCATCGTATTCAAGGCGTCGATCCAGGTCGCGTTCCTTGAGTAGGTCTCTGTCTCCTCCTCGGCGTAGGATACGTTCTCCTTATGGAAGCAGGTCGCGTTCACCTATTAGACGTCACAGGTCACCATCACCACAAAGGCGCCGCCGTGTGTCTACACCTGAGAGACGCCGTCAATCATCACCCCCTTCAAGGCGTCGCAGGTCACCATCCCCTCCTGTTAGGAGACGCAGGTCACCAACCCCTCCTGTTAGGAGACGCAGGTCACCATCCCCTCCTGCTAGGAGACGCAGATCACCATCCCCTCTTGCTAGGAAACGCAGATCACCATCCCCTCCTGCTAGGAGACGTAGGTCACCCTCACCGCCTGCTAGGCGTCAGAGGTCCCCATTGCCATTTAGGCGGCGTAGGTCTCCTTCACCTGTAGCTAGACGGCGTAAGTCTCCTTCACCTGTAGCTAGACGGCGCAGGTCTCCATCTCCACTCTACAGGCGTAACAAATCACGGTCACGATCACCACTGGCTAAGCGGGAAAGGTCTGATTCACCAGGGAGATCTCGGTCACCAGTAGGTAGCAGCAGGGCACCCGCTGGTCAAAGGTTACCCTCTCCACCTGCTAGGCCAAGATTGCCTTCACCACCCGCTGGGCAAAGATTGCCTTCACCACCCCCCAGGCGTGCAGGATCACCATCACCAATGAGGCTAGCCAATCATCGTAAATCACCATCACCAAGTTCACTGTCCCCTCCTGGTAGGAAAAACGGGCTACCATCTCCACCTGTTAGAAGGCGCAGGTCACTGACACCTGCCAAAGAGCGAGGCTCCCTGTCTCCAGCTGGACGTCCTGTGTCAAAGTCCCCTTCACCTGTCAGAGGTCGAGGTAGATCTCCTCCCTCTCGACATCAAAAAGCGATCTCTCCTGTTCGGCGTAGATTACCCAAACCTGTCAACCGGCGAAGCCGAAGATCTCCATCTGCTTCACGATCACCTGATGACAGCCGAAGGAGACGGTCTCCATCTTGGAGCAGATCTTCGTCTAGGTCTCCCTCACCTCCTGTTCGCCGTAGATCTCCTTCACCTAGTGGAAGAAAACATCTGAGGGACAGAAGATCTCCGGGACATCCATCTGAAGTGCGAGATAG AGAGGATAGGGATCAAAAATCCAAGCCGTCTAAGAAACAATTACCAGAGATGGTACAAGAAGTTGGACGTGTTGAACATTCGAAGGAGCAAGAGAGAAAGAG TGAAAAGTTGTCAGAGAGACGTTCTAGTCACAGAATGCACCACGGTTCACAGATGTCCCCAGTTTCTGATAAGGACTCCGGTAAAGTGAAAGCCAGCAAGCAAGTTGAGAAAGAGGATAACAGCGACCTGGATGCAAAACTTTATTCTGATTCTAAGgataaaaagagaagaaagacgaAAAGGTCTGAGAGGGACGAGGCAGCCTCAGATAGTAATGGCAGTTCTGACTCTGACGTAGAAGATAGGAAGGAAGCTAAAAGGAGAAGGAAGGAGGAAAAGAAGACGAaaaaggaggagaagaaacGCAGGCGAGAGGAGAGACGTCGTAAAAGGGAAGAACGTCGGGGTGAGAAGCTGAAGCATAAGAATCGAGAGTATTCTGATTCTTCAGAGGGCGAAGCTGAGATCCGTCGACCTAAGAGTAAAAATGGGGAGGAGTCGGATCCAAAGAGGCTTGAGATTGAGTTGCGAAACAAAGCACTGGAGTCACTGAAAGCAAAGAAGGGAGGCATCAGCCACTAA